The following proteins are co-located in the Bacteroidota bacterium genome:
- the leuC gene encoding 3-isopropylmalate dehydratase large subunit yields the protein MKHTTLFDKIWDAHVIRRIEDGPDVLYIDRHYIHEVTSPVAFGNLEKRGLKVWRPNKTLATMDHNIPTIDQHLPIKDLLSRAQVQTLEKNCKNHHITLFDLKHEHLGIVHVIGPELGLTLPGMTIVCGDSHTSTHGALGTVAFGIGTSEVEMVFGSQCIMQTKPKRMLISINGKMNKAVTSKDLILYIISQISSSGGTGYFIEFAGDTIRNLSMEARMSLCNMSIECGARGGLIAPDQVTFDYLKGRENSPKEEAWEKAVKEWSKLKTDENAVFDKEYHYNAADIFPMITYGTNPGMGMNITERIPENITDESFNNALKYMGLEKGQSLLGKAVDFVFVGSCTNGRIEDLRIFAELVKGRKKAENITAWIVPGSKAVEKQARKEGLVEILEEAGFSLRQPGCSACLAMNDDKVPSGKYSVSTSNRNFEGRQGPGARTLLASPLVAAAAAVTGVITNPADFF from the coding sequence GTGAAGCATACAACATTATTTGATAAAATTTGGGATGCGCATGTCATCCGGAGAATTGAAGACGGACCTGATGTGCTTTACATCGACAGGCATTATATTCATGAAGTTACAAGCCCGGTTGCTTTTGGAAATCTGGAAAAAAGAGGATTAAAAGTTTGGAGACCGAATAAAACGCTAGCAACTATGGATCATAACATTCCTACTATTGATCAGCATCTCCCCATAAAAGATTTATTATCGAGAGCACAGGTGCAAACACTTGAGAAAAATTGTAAGAATCACCATATCACACTATTTGATTTGAAGCATGAGCATCTTGGAATTGTACATGTAATAGGCCCGGAGCTTGGATTGACTTTACCGGGTATGACGATTGTTTGTGGGGATAGTCACACTTCAACGCATGGAGCGCTTGGTACGGTTGCTTTCGGGATTGGAACCAGTGAAGTAGAAATGGTTTTTGGCAGTCAGTGTATCATGCAAACGAAGCCAAAGCGAATGCTGATTTCGATTAACGGTAAGATGAACAAAGCTGTTACCTCAAAAGATCTCATTCTGTATATCATATCACAAATCAGTAGCAGTGGAGGTACGGGATATTTTATTGAGTTTGCTGGCGATACCATCCGTAATTTGAGCATGGAAGCGCGAATGAGTCTGTGCAATATGAGCATTGAATGTGGAGCAAGAGGTGGCTTAATTGCACCTGATCAGGTAACTTTCGATTACCTCAAAGGAAGAGAAAATTCACCAAAAGAGGAAGCTTGGGAAAAAGCGGTGAAGGAATGGTCGAAGCTGAAAACAGATGAAAATGCTGTATTCGATAAAGAATATCACTATAATGCTGCCGATATTTTTCCGATGATAACTTACGGTACGAACCCGGGAATGGGAATGAATATCACAGAACGGATTCCGGAAAATATAACAGATGAAAGTTTTAACAATGCCCTTAAATACATGGGTCTTGAAAAAGGACAATCACTCCTTGGAAAGGCGGTTGATTTTGTTTTTGTGGGTAGTTGCACAAACGGAAGGATAGAGGATTTGAGGATCTTTGCTGAATTAGTAAAAGGACGTAAAAAAGCAGAAAATATCACTGCGTGGATAGTTCCCGGATCAAAAGCGGTTGAAAAGCAGGCTCGGAAAGAAGGACTTGTTGAAATACTTGAAGAAGCAGGGTTCAGTTTGCGTCAGCCCGGATGTTCGGCTTGTTTGGCAATGAACGACGATAAAGTCCCTTCCGGCAAGTATTCAGTATCAACCTCTAATCGGAATTTCGAAGGCAGGCAAGGGCCGGGTGCAAGGACTTTGCTCGCAAGCCCTCTGGTTGCAGCCGCGGCTGCTGTAACTGGAGTAATCACCAATCCGGCCGACTTTTTTTAA
- a CDS encoding 2-isopropylmalate synthase, translated as MDNKLYIFDTTLRDGEQVPGCQLNTVEKIEVAKALEVLGVDIIEAGFPISSPGDFNSVMEISKAVTWPTICALSRAVDKDIEVAADALKYAKRKRIHTGIGTSFYHINYKLKSNQDEIIERAIAAVKYAKSFVEDVEFYCEDAGRTENEYLAKVVEAVIKAGATVVNIPDTTGYCLPNQYGEKIKYLFEKVNGIHQAIISTHCHNDLGLATANTVAGIENGARQVEVTINGIGERAGNTSLEEIAMILKSHKTLNVECNINTKKIYKTSRMVSGLMNMPVQPNKAIVGRNAFAHSSGIHQDGVLKNRENYEIIDPADVGINESSMVLTARSGRAALKNRLEMLGFKLTKEKLDLVYDEFLTLADKKKDINDDDLAMLIGDVRKEERRIKLDFLQVITGKNLVPVATIRLDIAGEKFAATESGNGPVDAAIKSIKSIIHRKTKLQEFLIQAITRGSDDIGKVHMQVLHEGQIYYGFAANTDIITASVEAYLDAINKMSPNGRKVNEEKEVASMNER; from the coding sequence ATGGACAATAAATTATACATTTTTGATACAACCTTGAGAGATGGCGAACAGGTTCCGGGGTGCCAGTTAAACACAGTTGAAAAGATTGAAGTTGCTAAGGCACTTGAGGTACTCGGTGTCGATATCATCGAAGCCGGTTTTCCGATCTCGAGCCCGGGCGATTTTAATTCGGTGATGGAAATATCAAAGGCTGTTACCTGGCCAACTATCTGTGCACTCTCTAGAGCGGTTGATAAAGATATTGAGGTTGCTGCTGATGCATTAAAGTATGCCAAGCGGAAACGAATACATACAGGAATTGGAACTTCTTTTTATCACATCAACTATAAATTGAAATCGAATCAGGATGAAATTATTGAGCGTGCAATAGCTGCAGTAAAATATGCCAAAAGCTTTGTTGAAGATGTCGAGTTTTATTGTGAAGATGCAGGTAGGACCGAAAACGAATATCTTGCAAAAGTAGTTGAAGCCGTTATCAAGGCAGGTGCAACCGTTGTAAATATCCCTGATACAACGGGTTATTGTTTACCGAATCAGTATGGTGAAAAAATCAAATATTTATTTGAAAAAGTAAATGGGATTCATCAGGCCATCATTTCTACGCATTGTCATAACGATTTGGGATTGGCTACCGCAAATACCGTTGCAGGTATCGAAAATGGTGCCCGTCAGGTAGAGGTAACTATCAACGGAATTGGTGAAAGGGCCGGTAATACTTCACTCGAAGAAATCGCCATGATCCTGAAAAGTCATAAAACCCTGAATGTTGAGTGCAATATCAATACCAAGAAAATTTATAAAACCAGTCGCATGGTTTCCGGATTGATGAATATGCCGGTTCAACCGAATAAAGCGATAGTCGGGCGCAATGCCTTTGCCCATTCAAGTGGGATTCATCAGGATGGAGTACTTAAAAACCGTGAAAATTATGAAATCATTGATCCGGCTGACGTTGGAATTAATGAATCGTCAATGGTTTTAACTGCACGAAGTGGGAGGGCAGCATTGAAAAACAGGTTGGAAATGTTAGGGTTTAAACTCACCAAAGAGAAACTTGATTTGGTTTATGATGAGTTTTTGACTTTGGCTGATAAGAAAAAAGACATCAATGATGACGATCTCGCCATGTTAATTGGAGATGTTCGAAAAGAGGAACGTAGAATAAAACTGGATTTTCTTCAGGTGATTACCGGGAAAAATTTGGTACCCGTAGCAACGATCCGATTAGATATTGCAGGAGAAAAATTCGCAGCCACCGAATCGGGAAATGGTCCGGTTGACGCGGCCATCAAATCAATCAAGAGCATCATTCACCGGAAAACCAAACTTCAGGAATTTCTGATCCAGGCCATTACACGTGGGAGCGATGATATCGGGAAGGTGCATATGCAAGTATTGCACGAGGGCCAAATTTATTATGGATTTGCTGCAAATACAGATATCATTACGGCATCCGTTGAAGCCTATTTGGATGCCATCAATAAGATGAGCCCGAACGGCAGAAAAGTAAATGAAGAAAAGGAAGTAGCAAGTATGAACGAAAGATAA